The Engystomops pustulosus chromosome 7, aEngPut4.maternal, whole genome shotgun sequence DNA window tctcactacaaattgctcagaattggcaagtacatgcactgcagaaactacagccaccagcagatcaaccagaaatcaaatatatagaacgctactgtaggcttcaagaagctatttgtattctcctatggctattttctagccaagtatcaaaggaagcacactactatgccagatgagatgacactgagttagtgcctaatagaaatccaacccctactgaattttcccacttcagcctttgctatggatatgtgcgccactaagcgcagaacacagcggtcgcaagtctcactacaaattgctcagaattggcaagtacatgcactgcataaactaaagccaccagcagatcaaccagaaatcaaatatatagaacgctactgtaggcttcaagaagctgtttgtattctcctatggctattttctagccaagtatcaaaggaagcacactactatgccagatgagatgacactgagttagtgcctaatagaaatccaacccctactgaattttcccacttcagcctttgctatggatatgtgcgccactaagcgcagaacacagcggtcgcaagtctcactacaaattgctcagaattggcaagtacatgcactgcataaactaaagccaccagcagatcaaccagaaatcaaatatatagaacgctactgtaggcttcaagaagctgtttgtattctcctatggctattttctagccaagtatcaaaggaagcacactactatgccagatgagatgacactgagttagtgcctaatagaaatccaacccctactgaattttcccacttcagcctttgctatggatatgtgcgccactaagcgcagaacacagcggtcgcaagtctcactacaaattgctcagaattggcaagtacatgcactgcataaactaaagccaccagcagatcaaccagaaatcaaatatatagaacgctactgtaggcttcaagaagctgtttgtattctcctatggctattttctagccaagtatcaaaggaagcacactactatgccagatgagatgacactgagttagtgcctaatagaaatccaacccctactgaattttcccacttcagcctttgctatggatatgtgcgccactaagcgcagaacacagcggtcgcaagtctcactacaaattgctcagaattggcaagtacatgcactgcagaaactacagccaccagcagatcaaccagaaatcaaatatatagaacgctactgtaggcttcaagaagctatttgtattctcctatggctattttctagccaagtatcaaaggaagcacactactatgccagatgagatgacactgagttagtgcctaatagaaatccaacccctactgaattttcccacttcagcctttgctatggatatgtgcgccactaagcgcagaacacagcggtcgcaagtctcactacaaattgctcagaattggcaagtacatgcactgcagaaactacagccaccagcagatcaaccagaaatcaaatatatagaacgctactgtaggcttcaagaagctatttgtattctcctatggctattttctagccaagtatcaaaggaagcacactactatgccagatgagatgacactgagttagtgcctaatagaaatccaacccctactgaattttcccacttcagcctttgctatggatatgtgcgccactaagcgcagaacacagcggtcgcaagtctcactacaaattgctcagaattggcaagtacatgcactgcataaactaaagccaccagaagatcaaccagaaatcaaatatatagaacgctactgtaggcttcaagaagctgtttgtattctcctatggctattttctagccaagtatcaaaggaagcacactactatgccagatgagatgacactgagttagtgcctaatagaaatccaacccctactgaattttcccacttcagcctttgctatggatatgtgcgccactaagcgcagaacacagcggtcgcaagtctcactacaaattgctcagaattggcaagtacatgcactgcataaactaaagccaccagcagatcaaccagaaatcaaatatatagaacgctactgtaggcttcaagaagctgtttgtattctcctatggctattttctagccaagtatcaaaggaagcacactactatgccagatgagatgacactgagttagtgcctaatagaaatccaacccctactgaattttcccacttcagcctttgctatggatatgtgcgccactaagcgcagaacacagcggtcgcaagtctcactacaaattgctcagaattggcaagtacatgcactgcataaactaaagccaccagcagatcaaccagaaatcaaatatatagaacgctactgtaggcttcaagaagctgtttgtattctcctatggctattttctagccaagtatcaaaggaagcacactactatgccagatgagatgacactgagttagtgcctaatagaaatccaacccctactgaattttcccacttcagcctttgctatggatatgtgcgccactaagcgcagaacacagcggtcgcaagtctcactacaaattgctcagaattggcaagtacatgcactgcagaaactacagccaccagcagatcaaccagaaatcaaatatatagaacgctactgtaggcttcaagaagctatttgtattctcctatggctattttctagccaagtatcaaaggaagcacactactatgccagatgagatgacactgagttagtgcctaatagaaatccaacccctactgaattttcccacttcagcctttgctatggatatgtgcgccactaagcgcagaacacagcggtcgcaagtctcactacaaattgctcagaattggcaagtacatgcactgcagaaactacagccaccagcagatcaaccagaaatcaaatatatagaacgctactgtaggcttcaagaagctatttgtattctcctatggctattttctagccaagtatcaaaggaagcacactactatgccagatgagatgacactgagttagtgcctaatagaaatccaacccctactgaattttcccacttcagcctttgctatggatatgtgcgccactaagcgcagaacacagcggtcgcaagtctcactacaaattgctcagaattggcaagtacatgcactgcataaactaaagccaccagcagatcaaccagaaatcaaatatatagaacgctactgtaggcttcaagaagctgtttgtattctcctatggctattttctagccaagtatcaaaggaagcacactactatgccagatgagatgacactgagttagtgcctaatagaaatccaacccctactgaattttcccacttcagcctttgctatggatatgtgcgccactaagcgcagaacacagcggtcgcaagtctcactacaaattgctcagaattggcaagtacatgcactgcataaactaaagccaccagcagatcaaccagaaatcaaatatatagaacgctactgtaggcttcaagaagctgtttgtattctcctatggctattttctagccaagtatcaaaggaagcacactactatgccagatgagatgacactgagttagtgcctaatagaaatccaacccctactgaattttcccacttcagcctttgctatggatatgtgcgccactaagcgcagaacacagcggtcgcaagtctcactacaaattgctcagaattggcaagtacatgcactgcagaaactaaagccaccagcagatcaaccagaaatcaaatatatagaacgctactgtaggcttcaagaagctgtttgtattctcctatggctattttctagccaagtatcaaaggaagcacactactatgccagatgagatgacactgagttattgcctaatagaaatccaacccctactgaattttcccacttcggtctttgctatggatatgtgtgccactaagagctaaacacaacggtagcaagtccccctgctaattcctcacaaaatggtaaaagatgcaaattaaaataaaaaaagtagaacgttattgtagccctaagaagggctgttgggttctttgagaatcactcctgcctaacagtaagctaatagaacaccctaacgctttccctgaccagcagcagctctctccctagcggcatccagagacagaatgatccgagcagcgcggccagcggctagtctatcccagggtcacctgatctggccagccaaccactgctatcgacgtgtaagggtaccacgtcatgctgggtggagtgcagagtctcctggcttgtgattggctctgtttctggccgccaaaaagcaaaacggcgggagctgccattttctcgagctggcaaagtattcgtccgagcaacgagcagtttcgagtaccctaatgctcgaccgagcatcaagctcggacgagcatgttcgctcatctctagtgctggtgCATTATCGTGGTGACACAGCGACTTCTTTTTTGCCAAATGAGCGACTTTTTGTCAaagtggtccaataactcactgtagtattgtccagtgatcgttcttcctttttctaagaaatccatgaggatgacgccgtttGCATCCAAAAAACGTCACCGTGACCAATGGGACTGTCttcaccttctttggagcagattcaccgggagaaatccattgttttgactgttgcttagtttctggtgtgtaatgatgaatccaggtttcatcaatggTGACAACACGACCCAAAAACTCCTTCAGATcttgcttaaattgctccaaacactgtttcaaagttaacagccgcatccgcttgttgtccaccatgagcaatcgcggcacccatcgggCCAACAATTTTTTATCTCCAAcctatcatgtaaaatattaattgccgtctGGTCGACACACCTAAGGCCTCTGCTACTTTGCACACTTTCGTTCGTCGATCAGAgagtatcatgtcgtggactttttgaattaATTCCTCGGTAACTGGGCGTCCtagtcgctcctcatcaaaaatggATGTTCGCCTACGTTTAAATTCATTGAACCGATATCTagctgtggtcatagatggcaaagtgtccccataaacagtatccaactttgcttttatctcctcgcattttttcccatcccaAAAAAAAAAGCGAATTTCctaacgatactgctctttttccatcttagcaaaAATCACAAAACACATCTTagtcaaatggctgccaaattgccttcatttgatagatggcagcacacccccgacggcacgcccctcaatttctgtcacatgaaagccgaagCCAATGGGAGAAAAACtgcgatcgcgtgcgacacaatccccttctaaatccagAGCACATTGGAAATcctcggatattccgacgatcccttagtaaatgagccccaatatgagggaagatggaggacaggaggctacaatatgagtgatatggaggacagaaggccacaaaagTAAAAGGAGGATAAAATGAAAGAGGTATTAAAGGTTGCTGTTATATGGGTCCTCAGGGAGGGGAAgttggccacaggaagggggtgttatactgtgggggagcccattaaggtcaatattatactatgtttggggGTGGGACAAGTGGCAGGAAAAAGGGCATGGTTTAGTAAAAAAGGAAggttttttgtccctctttccctagcCCATACGTTGGGAGGTatgtccttctgctctataaaaggctacctgcaaataggacactatgtacaatctgcttagctccctaTGCTCTTTGTTGCCTGCCTATATGATACTATGTGGAATCAttttgctatataacatgcttcaCGCAGATGCATATACTGCATATTTGATATAACCAGTTTGCTATCAAGATATGGGTTGGTTAAAATACTCTTAAAATTGCATAAATAGATTAACATTCTGTTCTCTTCTACTGTTCTGCCTATGATACATTATATTCACAAACTACATGACTCAGTATTAAtctatgaaatatatatatacatatatacagtaatatatctaTGAAATAGAAGTAGatttaaaatgttattaaataaaaactttgaaaatataaaaagtcATATATATTTCAATAAAGGTGTTTTGGCATCATGTATATAGAATTCTGCTAATCTACATTGGAACATACTCCAGGTCTGTCCGTAATTGGTCAATTGCTGCAAAATATGTTGAGGGCACAGAAAAGTGTTAAAGTAAAGTAGTAGAAAAGTATTAGTAGTAAAAATTTGTATATTAAATGGTAACTTTAGCCATGTTACAATTATTCAGATATAATTCATAAAGATGGACATGCCTACTTATTAATAAAGTCTTGTCGAACAGAGGAATTGATTTACCTTATAATGCTCAAGTGCATCCAGGGCTAGTGCATGGCCCTCCAGGGAGTAGATACACAGGGCTGCGATCAGCTCAAACACTTGCTTTTTCACCATCACATTGGAAGTGTCAAGAGCTGGAAATAAAATGTAGAAGAAATTAATTAGAAAGATTTGATACATTCATCCATAGTACAGTGATGGGAGACGTTAGGCCATAGTGTGTACAGCCAGGTCCAGGTGCTTGATGGAGCTCAATGTCCCCTCCTGTGACATAAGACACCTGTGTTACACACAACACATTGTAGTAGGGATGCCATCTTTCAGATTTACAATGAGGTCCAAAAGATTAAAGTTACTCCTCTACATTTGACTTGCTTCTGCTGCCTCGTTACAAACACCAAGGCCCCAAGGGTTGGACTGGTGTACCAAAGTGTTCTCCTGTAAACGTAAATTGAAAGAGCCCCCCAAACTATTCATTGCAGTCATGAGCAGTTTCCCGTTGGTGGGATAAAAGCAAATATCATTTATGGCATATCCAGAAGATGGGTATTCCCAACTGGGAATTCCCCTTAAAATGTCCTAATGTTCCTCAGTATTACATAGTCcttgatatgaagaacatgaatACATTACGATTTTAAATCCTTACCTTGAGAAAGTTTTCGGACATAACCTTCATTGTTGACAATGTACTCAATCCCCTTATGAGAATTCATTAATGTTTTGACACAGTTGATACAAGTGAGCTGCAGAAGAGCATCCGAAATTCTGGATACTCCTCGACCTGATAACCTGTCCAAGGCCTCCAGTAGAAGGTCCAAGCCACTGAGCTCCAAGAACTGCACCATCCAATTGTCATCACTGCTCTCAAGTCTCTTCTTCAGTCCAGAATAGTTCACAACAGATGGGATTTGCAACAGGCGGATGCATAGCTCTGGATCTGCATTCTCTAAGTTGGCTTCGCTCTGGTCCGATTCTTGGGGTGAAAGTTTCTCCTTTAGAGATGCCCATTTTTTGCTGATGGACATTTTTGGCACCTTTTCCTGAAGAAAAGAAGTAAAATTTAAAGTTCAGACAATATTTTAAATTTCATATTATTACATTACTGTATAATATTCCATGGTCATTCATGACTAGTAAAATTACCATACAAACTCCTTCCCTGTGTTGCCCCTAGACAGGTCATGTGCAAAGCTGGGAGGTTGGAGGATTGCTATCCCCGAGGAGAACAGAGGTGGGGCATAACAATC harbors:
- the INF2 gene encoding inverted formin-2 isoform X6, with the translated sequence MVSAIIVSLSACRAAECASCWISKLCLAHSFKTRRFAVEKVPKMSISKKWASLKEKLSPQESDQSEANLENADPELCIRLLQIPSVVNYSGLKKRLESSDDNWMVQFLELSGLDLLLEALDRLSGRGVSRISDALLQLTCINCVKTLMNSHKGIEYIVNNEGYVRKLSQALDTSNVMVKKQVFELIAALCIYSLEGHALALDALEHYKAVKNQQYRFSVIMNELSATDNVPYMVTLLSVINAIIFGTEELRLRVQLRNEFIGLQLLDVLTKLR